The following are from one region of the Segatella oris genome:
- a CDS encoding GPW/gp25 family protein, whose product MEYLKLPLDLSAALGGQLERCSYEESIAQNIMMMIVSKYGEAESKDDYGSVIWNLEYNQTVFNQDWEENVKKSLEKTIVKYEHRLKNIEVNVELTEVEEEIRNKYPNARRRVRIGVRGLLILNDNPFYFNTYLYISPLSQ is encoded by the coding sequence ATGGAATATCTTAAATTACCGTTAGACTTATCTGCCGCTTTGGGAGGACAATTGGAGCGATGTTCTTATGAAGAGTCCATTGCTCAAAACATCATGATGATGATTGTTTCGAAATATGGAGAGGCAGAGAGCAAAGATGATTATGGCTCTGTGATTTGGAATTTGGAATACAACCAAACTGTTTTTAACCAGGATTGGGAAGAGAATGTAAAGAAATCATTGGAAAAGACCATAGTCAAGTACGAACATCGATTGAAAAATATCGAAGTGAACGTAGAGTTGACAGAGGTCGAGGAGGAAATTAGGAATAAATATCCTAATGCACGCCGCCGTGTGAGGATTGGCGTGAGAGGATTACTGATTTTAAATGACAATCCTTTCTATTTCAATACATACCTCTACATCAGTCCTCTTTCTCAATAA
- a CDS encoding sugar phosphate nucleotidyltransferase has product MKPTLLLLAAGMGSRYGGLKQLDGLGPNGETIMDYSIYDAIQAGFGKIVFVIRKDFEAEFREKILSKYEGHIPAELVFQSIDNLPEGFKVPEGREKPWGTNHAVLMAKEVIKEPFCVINCDDFYNRDCFMAIGKFLSELPEDSKNRYAMVGFRIGNTLSENGTVARGICSKDAEDNLTTVVERTEIERRDGKVQYKDEQGEWVSVSDNTPVSMNVWGFTPDYFEYSEEYFKEFLANPKNMTNLKAEFFIPLMVNKLIGEGTATVKVLDTTSKWFGVTYAADRQGVVDRIQRLVDEGVYPNKLF; this is encoded by the coding sequence ATGAAACCTACATTGTTACTTTTGGCTGCCGGAATGGGTAGTCGTTACGGTGGACTTAAACAGCTTGATGGCTTAGGCCCTAACGGAGAAACCATCATGGATTATTCTATCTATGATGCTATTCAGGCCGGTTTCGGCAAGATAGTCTTTGTTATCCGCAAGGATTTCGAAGCTGAATTCCGTGAGAAAATCCTGTCAAAATATGAGGGACATATCCCTGCAGAACTTGTATTCCAGAGTATAGATAACCTTCCGGAGGGCTTCAAAGTTCCCGAGGGTCGTGAGAAACCATGGGGCACAAACCATGCAGTGCTGATGGCAAAAGAGGTTATCAAGGAGCCTTTCTGCGTCATCAACTGTGATGATTTCTATAATCGTGACTGCTTCATGGCTATCGGGAAGTTCCTCAGCGAATTGCCGGAAGACAGCAAAAATCGTTATGCTATGGTGGGCTTTCGCATAGGAAACACACTGAGTGAAAATGGCACTGTGGCTCGTGGTATCTGCTCAAAGGATGCTGAAGACAACCTGACAACCGTTGTTGAACGCACAGAAATTGAGCGTCGTGACGGTAAGGTTCAGTATAAAGATGAGCAGGGCGAATGGGTGAGTGTATCCGATAATACACCTGTTTCCATGAATGTATGGGGCTTCACGCCAGATTACTTTGAATACAGCGAGGAATACTTTAAGGAGTTTCTTGCCAACCCAAAGAACATGACCAATCTCAAAGCAGAGTTCTTTATTCCACTGATGGTCAACAAACTCATCGGTGAAGGCACAGCAACAGTGAAGGTTCTCGACACTACCAGCAAGTGGTTTGGCGTGACTTATGCTGCCGATCGTCAGGGTGTAGTAGACAGAATTCAGCGCCTGGTTGATGAAGGTGTTTATCCGAATAAGCTGTTTTAA
- a CDS encoding translocation/assembly module TamB domain-containing protein, translating into MTKKIKWAIAVVAFPFILFGLLALLFYFPPFQNWAVRQVAAYASDKMGMEISVAHVKLEFPLDLGIEGVKAIQPNDSLPQVKDTIADVRKIVADVRLWPLLHKQVEIDELAVHDMKVNTANFIHEARVKGCVGMLELKAHGIDLGAETLKVDAANLKDAMVDVALSDTVPKDTAKTENFWKIHVDKLHVSHTDVTVHMPGDTLKVQAYLGETIAERGFFDLFKGLYQVEKFDWTGGRLCYDNNFKARVKGLDYNHIALTDMAIGIDSLRYLAPELSLNLRKCAFKEQSGLAVSALQGPLSLDSVRLKLPNLYFQTPHSELHAQVNLDLNAFDEPPGKFHIRMNGAFGKADLMPFMTDLPSNLRRQWPNRRLAVSGVLHGNLQQLRFTDLSISLPTVLQLRGNGTLSHLTDPKRLRGEMTLHARTGRLNMVTTMLDRSLQQTLHIPDNISIDGRVKFSSQRYEGHLVARQGQGSVKAEGSFDADRMAYQAKLQANRFSFQHFLPRMGLHPFTGSIDVRGAGTDFKSPRTHLVAKAHIQKFRYAQYPLDHITAEATVSRGVANAVIHSGNPLLKGDIQLGALLNRRNLKGTVVCNLTHADLHKLHFADTTLATSLCAYLDVESDFKKFHKVQGHIGDIAIRDASRLYHPGDMTFDVLTRTDSTHAVVNCGDFQLKLDGHGGYERLLAESQGFVKELQSQLKNRTINQVMLRKRLPNARLFLRSGKDNFFVHALNYYGYQLARANINMLSSRMTGLNGDIQIDSLVVDSVLLDTVRFHIRSDHDEFVYQTQVVNNKKNPQYVFHAVADGRLNEHGSYLRAKLYDADNKLGVDLALLAAMEHRGIRFSVADSHPVLGYKSFAVNDSNYVFLGDDRRVSANLELKSADGMGLKVYTNDENLAALQDVTVSLHQFQLHDILSVVPYMPDVSGILDGDYHLIQTKDNLSVSSDMTMSNLVYEKCPMGNIGTEFVYMPKRDGSHVVDGILTQNGREIALVNGSYRPGGHGYLDAELKLERLPLDIVNGFIPRQIVGFKGTADGSLSVKGALNKPNVNGEVYLDSAYLVSVPYGVEMRFDNDPVTITDSKLLFENFQMYAHNNSPLIMSGSFDFSNLDRMRMNVRMQARNFMIIDAKESARSEAFGQAYVNFFGLMNGPVDNLSMRGKLDVLGSTDMTYILRDSPLTTDNQLDELVKFTDFKDEKTQVVVRPPLSGFNMDLALSISNSAHILCALNSDKSNYVDLMGGGDLRMQYNTVDNLRLTGRYTLNNGEMKYSLPVIPLKTFTIQDGSYIEFNGDPMNPRLSITATEKNKATVSANGGTGRSVEFDCGVKISKTLNDMGLEFIIDAPEDVEVQNQLSTMGKEARGKVAVTMLTTGMYLADGNTSAFSMNSALSAFLQSQINGIAGNALRTLDLSFGVDNTTDGNGNQRTDYSFKFAKRFWNNRLRVIIGGKLSTGQDVATQNESFFSNISFEYRLNEASTKYLRLFYDRDSYDWLEGDMGQYGAGFIWRRKLQHFRDLFKFKEAKNEMPAMPQKESATPTNKNGSDEKK; encoded by the coding sequence ATGACGAAGAAAATCAAGTGGGCCATAGCTGTTGTGGCCTTTCCATTCATACTCTTTGGCCTTTTGGCTTTATTGTTTTACTTCCCTCCATTTCAGAATTGGGCAGTAAGACAAGTGGCGGCTTATGCCTCAGACAAGATGGGAATGGAGATTTCTGTGGCACATGTGAAGCTTGAATTTCCTTTGGATTTAGGCATTGAAGGCGTGAAAGCCATACAGCCCAACGACTCTCTTCCGCAGGTGAAAGACACGATTGCTGATGTCCGTAAGATTGTTGCCGATGTGCGTTTGTGGCCTCTTCTGCATAAGCAGGTGGAGATAGATGAGCTGGCTGTTCACGACATGAAAGTCAATACGGCCAATTTCATACATGAAGCGCGGGTTAAAGGTTGTGTGGGGATGCTCGAACTGAAAGCGCATGGTATTGACTTAGGAGCTGAAACTTTAAAAGTAGATGCTGCCAATTTGAAGGATGCCATGGTTGATGTTGCCCTCAGTGACACCGTGCCCAAGGATACTGCAAAGACTGAAAACTTCTGGAAAATTCATGTGGATAAACTGCATGTGAGCCATACGGATGTGACGGTTCACATGCCTGGTGACACGCTGAAGGTACAGGCCTACTTAGGCGAAACCATAGCAGAACGTGGCTTTTTCGACTTGTTCAAAGGACTTTATCAAGTAGAGAAGTTCGATTGGACAGGTGGTCGTCTCTGCTATGACAACAATTTTAAGGCGCGCGTAAAGGGGCTTGACTATAACCATATTGCGCTGACTGATATGGCGATCGGTATAGACTCGTTGCGCTATTTGGCTCCGGAGCTTTCGCTCAATCTGCGAAAGTGTGCTTTCAAGGAGCAGAGCGGACTCGCTGTAAGCGCTTTGCAAGGCCCGCTTTCTTTGGATTCTGTGCGGCTCAAACTGCCCAATCTCTATTTCCAAACACCTCATTCTGAGTTGCATGCACAGGTAAATCTTGACCTCAATGCCTTTGATGAGCCTCCCGGAAAGTTTCACATTCGCATGAATGGAGCTTTTGGAAAGGCCGATTTAATGCCGTTCATGACCGATTTGCCAAGTAACTTGCGCAGGCAATGGCCCAATCGAAGGTTGGCAGTCAGCGGCGTGTTGCACGGTAATCTGCAGCAGCTTCGCTTCACGGATTTGTCCATTTCGTTGCCCACTGTTTTGCAGTTACGGGGGAATGGAACGCTTTCTCATCTTACAGACCCCAAGCGTTTGCGAGGTGAGATGACTCTCCATGCACGCACAGGGCGGTTGAATATGGTCACTACCATGCTCGACAGAAGCTTGCAACAGACACTTCATATTCCAGATAATATCAGTATTGATGGTCGTGTGAAGTTCTCTTCGCAGCGCTATGAAGGGCATTTGGTGGCTCGGCAAGGGCAGGGGAGTGTCAAGGCAGAAGGTAGTTTTGATGCTGATCGCATGGCTTATCAGGCGAAACTCCAGGCCAACCGTTTCTCCTTTCAGCATTTCCTGCCTCGCATGGGCTTGCATCCTTTCACGGGAAGCATTGATGTTCGTGGGGCAGGAACAGATTTTAAGTCACCCCGCACTCATCTTGTAGCCAAGGCCCACATACAGAAATTCCGATATGCTCAGTATCCACTTGACCATATTACGGCCGAAGCTACGGTGTCGCGTGGAGTGGCTAATGCCGTTATCCATAGCGGGAACCCTTTGCTGAAAGGTGATATTCAGTTGGGTGCTTTGTTGAATCGTCGTAACTTGAAAGGTACTGTGGTCTGCAATCTGACCCATGCTGACCTTCATAAACTGCACTTTGCAGATACAACTTTAGCGACTTCACTTTGCGCATACCTTGATGTTGAGTCTGATTTCAAGAAGTTTCATAAAGTGCAGGGGCATATTGGTGACATTGCTATCCGTGATGCGAGCAGGTTGTATCATCCCGGTGATATGACGTTTGACGTTCTTACACGCACAGATTCCACACATGCGGTGGTCAACTGTGGTGATTTCCAGCTCAAACTTGACGGACATGGTGGCTATGAGCGCCTGCTTGCAGAGAGTCAAGGCTTTGTAAAGGAATTGCAGAGTCAGCTGAAGAACCGCACAATCAATCAGGTGATGCTGCGCAAGCGCTTGCCCAATGCCCGCCTTTTCCTGCGTAGCGGCAAAGATAACTTCTTTGTTCATGCGCTCAATTACTATGGCTATCAGTTGGCTCGGGCCAACATCAACATGCTGTCTTCACGCATGACAGGACTGAATGGCGATATCCAGATTGATTCACTCGTTGTAGACAGTGTGCTGTTGGATACCGTCAGGTTCCATATTCGCTCTGATCATGACGAGTTTGTCTATCAGACTCAGGTTGTCAATAACAAGAAAAATCCGCAGTATGTGTTCCATGCTGTTGCTGACGGGCGGTTGAATGAGCATGGTTCCTATTTGCGGGCAAAGCTCTATGATGCTGACAATAAACTTGGAGTAGACCTTGCCTTGCTTGCAGCAATGGAGCATCGGGGCATTCGTTTCAGTGTGGCCGACTCGCATCCTGTTTTGGGTTACAAGTCGTTTGCCGTCAATGACAGCAACTATGTGTTCTTGGGTGACGACCGAAGAGTGTCTGCCAATCTTGAATTGAAGTCTGCTGATGGCATGGGATTGAAGGTTTATACCAACGATGAAAACCTTGCAGCCTTGCAGGATGTAACAGTTTCGCTCCATCAGTTCCAGCTTCATGACATTCTCTCTGTGGTTCCTTATATGCCTGATGTATCGGGAATATTGGATGGCGACTACCATTTGATACAGACAAAAGACAATCTTTCGGTATCTTCTGATATGACCATGAGTAACCTCGTCTATGAGAAATGCCCGATGGGAAATATCGGAACAGAATTTGTCTATATGCCGAAGCGTGACGGGTCACACGTTGTTGATGGCATATTGACGCAGAACGGACGTGAGATAGCCCTTGTCAATGGTAGCTATCGGCCGGGAGGTCATGGTTATCTTGATGCAGAGTTGAAACTTGAACGGTTGCCGTTGGATATTGTCAATGGTTTTATTCCACGACAGATTGTCGGCTTCAAGGGAACCGCAGATGGCAGTTTGTCGGTGAAAGGCGCTCTGAACAAACCTAATGTCAATGGTGAGGTTTATCTCGATTCGGCCTATTTAGTCAGTGTGCCCTATGGGGTTGAGATGCGTTTCGACAATGACCCCGTGACAATAACAGACAGTAAGTTGCTTTTCGAGAACTTCCAGATGTATGCTCACAACAACAGTCCACTGATTATGTCGGGCTCATTTGACTTCTCAAACCTTGACAGAATGCGCATGAATGTGCGTATGCAGGCTCGTAACTTCATGATTATTGATGCCAAGGAGAGTGCGCGTTCCGAAGCTTTCGGTCAGGCTTATGTTAACTTCTTTGGGCTGATGAACGGGCCTGTTGACAATCTTTCGATGCGTGGAAAGCTTGATGTTTTGGGCTCTACCGATATGACCTATATTCTTCGCGACTCACCTCTTACGACAGATAATCAGTTGGATGAACTCGTGAAATTCACGGATTTCAAGGATGAAAAGACGCAGGTGGTTGTACGTCCACCTTTGAGCGGTTTCAATATGGATCTCGCTTTGAGCATCAGCAACAGTGCCCATATCCTTTGTGCATTGAATAGTGATAAATCCAACTATGTCGATCTCATGGGTGGAGGCGATTTGCGTATGCAATATAACACGGTGGATAATCTGCGTTTGACAGGTCGTTATACGCTCAACAACGGCGAAATGAAATATTCATTGCCGGTAATTCCACTGAAGACGTTTACCATTCAAGATGGTAGTTACATAGAGTTCAACGGCGATCCGATGAACCCAAGGCTCAGTATTACTGCTACCGAGAAGAACAAAGCCACTGTTTCTGCCAATGGTGGAACAGGCCGAAGCGTAGAGTTTGATTGCGGTGTGAAAATCAGTAAGACACTCAACGATATGGGACTTGAGTTTATCATCGATGCTCCTGAAGATGTAGAAGTTCAGAACCAGCTTAGTACGATGGGCAAGGAAGCACGTGGAAAGGTCGCCGTTACAATGTTGACAACGGGCATGTATCTTGCCGATGGCAACACAAGTGCCTTTTCTATGAACTCGGCTCTAAGTGCTTTCCTGCAGAGTCAGATTAATGGAATAGCGGGAAATGCCCTCCGTACGCTCGACTTAAGCTTTGGAGTAGACAACACAACGGATGGAAACGGCAACCAACGCACAGACTATTCGTTTAAGTTTGCTAAGCGTTTCTGGAACAATCGCTTGCGGGTAATCATTGGTGGCAAGCTTTCTACCGGCCAAGATGTAGCTACTCAGAATGAATCTTTCTTCAGTAACATCTCCTTTGAGTATCGTCTGAACGAGGCTTCTACGAAATATCTGCGCCTTTTCTATGACCGCGACAGCTATGACTGGCTTGAAGGTGACATGGGACAATATGGTGCTGGTTTTATCTGGCGGCGTAAGTTGCAGCATTTCCGCGACCTATTCAAGTTTAAGGAAGCCAAGAATGAAATGCCTGCAATGCCTCAGAAAGAGTCAGCAACCCCTACAAACAAGAATGGAAGTGATGAAAAGAAATAG
- a CDS encoding RluA family pseudouridine synthase, which translates to MEIVYEDNHLIIVYKHSGEIVQGDKTGDVPLSEDVKCYLKEKYQKPGNVFLGVVHRLDRPVTGLVVFAKTSKALTRLNKMFRDGEVHKTYWAITKNLPPQPEGTLTDWLVRNEKQNKSYAYDHEVPHSKKAILKYRLIGQSDHYCLLEVNLMTGRHHQIRCQLAHMGCPIKGDLKYGAQRSNPDGSICLLAHHVEFVHPVSKQLISLDSPLPEDKLWQVWG; encoded by the coding sequence ATGGAAATCGTTTACGAAGATAATCATTTAATCATTGTCTATAAGCATAGTGGTGAGATTGTGCAGGGCGACAAAACCGGCGATGTGCCACTGTCTGAAGATGTCAAATGCTATCTCAAGGAGAAGTATCAGAAGCCGGGAAATGTGTTTCTCGGTGTGGTTCATCGGCTTGACCGACCCGTGACAGGACTTGTTGTGTTTGCCAAAACCTCGAAAGCACTGACAAGATTGAACAAAATGTTTCGTGATGGCGAAGTGCATAAGACCTATTGGGCAATCACAAAGAACCTCCCGCCACAGCCCGAAGGTACATTGACCGACTGGCTTGTAAGAAATGAAAAGCAGAACAAGAGCTATGCTTACGACCACGAAGTGCCCCATTCCAAGAAAGCCATATTGAAGTACCGGCTCATCGGTCAATCTGATCATTACTGTCTGTTGGAAGTAAATCTCATGACCGGACGCCACCACCAGATACGCTGTCAGCTTGCCCATATGGGCTGTCCGATAAAGGGTGACCTGAAATATGGCGCTCAGCGCAGCAATCCCGACGGCAGTATTTGCTTGCTGGCTCATCATGTTGAGTTTGTGCATCCTGTGTCTAAGCAACTCATTTCGCTTGATTCGCCCCTGCCCGAAGACAAGTTGTGGCAGGTGTGGGGATAG
- the fabG gene encoding 3-oxoacyl-[acyl-carrier-protein] reductase, whose amino-acid sequence MGLLTGKTALVTGAARGIGKAIALKFAAEGANIAFTDLFIDEEHGGLATEREIAALGVKAKGYASNAADFAQSEEVVKQVKEEFGSVDILVNNAGITKDGLILRMTEQQWDAVIAVNLKSAFNFIHACVPVMMRQRGGSIINMASVVGVHGNAGQANYAASKAGMIALAKSIGQEMGPKGIRANAIAPGFIDTAMTQALPENIRKEWISKIPLRRGGTVDDIANTALYLASDLSSYVSGQVVQVDGGMNM is encoded by the coding sequence ATGGGATTATTAACAGGTAAGACAGCCCTTGTCACAGGTGCTGCACGCGGTATCGGTAAGGCTATCGCATTGAAGTTTGCTGCTGAAGGGGCAAACATCGCTTTTACAGACCTTTTCATTGATGAGGAGCACGGTGGTTTGGCTACCGAACGAGAGATTGCTGCTCTTGGAGTGAAGGCTAAGGGATATGCCAGCAATGCTGCTGACTTTGCACAATCAGAAGAAGTTGTAAAGCAAGTAAAGGAAGAGTTTGGTTCAGTGGATATCCTTGTCAACAATGCCGGTATCACAAAGGATGGTCTGATACTTCGCATGACCGAGCAGCAGTGGGATGCAGTCATTGCCGTTAACTTGAAGAGTGCATTCAACTTCATCCATGCCTGTGTGCCCGTGATGATGCGTCAGCGCGGTGGTTCTATCATCAATATGGCTTCTGTCGTTGGTGTTCATGGCAATGCTGGTCAGGCCAACTATGCTGCTTCTAAGGCTGGTATGATTGCTCTTGCCAAGAGCATCGGTCAGGAAATGGGTCCAAAGGGTATTCGTGCCAACGCCATTGCCCCTGGTTTCATTGATACAGCCATGACCCAGGCCTTGCCGGAGAATATCCGCAAGGAGTGGATCAGCAAGATACCACTTCGTCGTGGCGGTACGGTTGATGATATTGCCAATACAGCTCTTTACTTGGCTTCCGACCTTTCAAGCTATGTTTCCGGTCAGGTTGTCCAGGTTGATGGTGGTATGAACATGTAA
- a CDS encoding TetR/AcrR family transcriptional regulator — MSISKTRQKLVDVARQLFAKNGIANTTMNDIAIASGKGRRTLYTYFNRKEDVYSAVIESELERLSDRLDEVACMKMRPQDKIIELIYTHLSMIRETVVRNGNLRAEFFRNIWMVEKVRKNFDEDEIELFRKVYAEGKADGEFDIDDVDLVADITHYCIKGLEVPFIYGRLGHGLTEETSKPLVAKVVYGALGKSIGK, encoded by the coding sequence ATGTCAATATCCAAGACCAGACAAAAATTAGTAGATGTTGCGCGACAGCTATTTGCCAAGAATGGCATTGCAAACACAACGATGAACGATATTGCAATCGCTTCGGGCAAAGGACGTCGCACATTATACACCTATTTCAACAGGAAAGAAGACGTCTATTCTGCAGTTATCGAGTCAGAGTTAGAGCGTTTGTCGGATCGGTTGGATGAGGTGGCTTGCATGAAGATGCGTCCACAAGACAAAATCATCGAGCTTATTTATACTCATCTCAGCATGATACGCGAGACAGTGGTTAGAAATGGCAATCTAAGAGCCGAGTTCTTCCGCAATATATGGATGGTAGAGAAGGTGAGAAAGAACTTTGATGAAGACGAAATCGAACTGTTCCGCAAGGTGTATGCCGAGGGGAAAGCCGATGGAGAGTTTGATATTGACGATGTAGATCTTGTGGCCGACATCACCCACTATTGCATCAAAGGCCTTGAGGTGCCGTTCATTTATGGCCGACTCGGGCACGGATTGACCGAAGAAACCAGCAAGCCGCTTGTTGCAAAGGTTGTTTATGGTGCTTTGGGAAAGTCAATTGGTAAATAG
- a CDS encoding GDSL-type esterase/lipase family protein encodes MIKLMTLAIMMSCSLSSFGQQTAVWNTEHYRERMAEFAKMRSIDATDIVMLGNSLTEFGGDWSKRLGFKHVRNRGIAGDNVDGVLNRLDAILSKKPKAILLMIGINDISQDQTAEQIFEKYQRLIDRIWAQAADTKLYVQSVLPINESFGRWKTLEGKTDIVPVLNVKLRHYCERNHIAYINLFKDFIYHGTNEMRRPLTSDGLHLTSLGYKLWAFRIKKVLNKN; translated from the coding sequence ATGATTAAATTGATGACTCTTGCTATTATGATGAGTTGCTCTCTGTCGAGTTTTGGGCAGCAGACTGCTGTCTGGAATACCGAACATTATCGTGAGCGCATGGCTGAGTTTGCAAAAATGCGTAGCATTGACGCTACTGACATTGTTATGTTAGGCAATAGCTTGACAGAGTTTGGAGGTGACTGGAGCAAGCGACTTGGCTTCAAGCATGTGCGCAATCGTGGTATTGCCGGTGATAATGTTGATGGTGTATTGAACCGTTTAGACGCCATTCTTTCCAAGAAGCCGAAAGCTATCTTGTTGATGATAGGTATAAATGACATCAGCCAAGACCAGACTGCAGAGCAGATATTTGAGAAATATCAGCGACTGATTGATAGAATTTGGGCACAAGCTGCCGACACCAAACTCTATGTGCAAAGCGTCTTGCCTATCAACGAATCGTTCGGACGTTGGAAAACATTAGAAGGAAAAACCGATATTGTGCCTGTTCTGAATGTTAAGCTGCGACATTATTGCGAGCGTAACCATATCGCGTATATCAATCTGTTCAAGGATTTCATTTATCATGGCACCAATGAAATGCGTCGTCCGCTCACGTCTGACGGTCTCCACCTTACCTCCTTGGGCTATAAGTTGTGGGCTTTTAGAATTAAAAAGGTATTGAATAAGAACTAA